The Xenorhabdus doucetiae genome has a window encoding:
- a CDS encoding HK97 family phage prohead protease — protein sequence MKNDFEIRTASLSAADKKLVGYAIRWNSRSHLLWDEFVEQFAPNAFRASLTAGTDVLALYEHDHMNLLGRTTSGTLQLSEDATGLRFELTPPDTQLGRDVLTLVERGDISGVSFGFRVLKDQWDIGQEPYIRTVLEAELREITITSLPAYPESGVEIAKRSLNGVTPRVADLRHYWLQLSEV from the coding sequence ATGAAGAATGATTTTGAAATCCGCACCGCCTCCTTGTCAGCGGCAGATAAAAAGCTGGTCGGCTACGCGATCCGGTGGAACAGCCGCTCCCATCTCTTGTGGGATGAGTTCGTGGAACAGTTCGCCCCGAATGCCTTTCGTGCCAGTCTAACGGCGGGTACTGATGTTTTGGCACTTTATGAGCATGATCATATGAACCTGTTAGGCCGCACCACATCCGGCACCTTACAGCTTAGTGAAGATGCTACCGGGTTACGCTTCGAGTTAACCCCGCCGGATACCCAATTAGGCCGCGATGTGCTGACTTTGGTTGAACGTGGCGATATTTCAGGCGTTAGCTTCGGATTCAGGGTATTGAAGGATCAGTGGGATATTGGTCAGGAACCGTATATCAGAACCGTCTTGGAGGCTGAATTACGGGAAATCACTATCACCAGCCTGCCCGCCTACCCTGAGAGCGGCGTAGAGATTGCCAAGCGCTCACTCAATGGGGTTACGCCCCGTGTGGCTGATTTGCGTCATTACTGGCTGCAATTGTCCGAGGTGTAA
- a CDS encoding phage portal protein encodes MWPFKRRAPETRSMTMEEFLSLAGVSNTKSGEHVSPSTAEGLPAVMNAVTVISEAVASMPCYLYRVAHQNGTESREWLSDHPVDYLLNECPNDCQTPYQFKRTLMRHCLLNGNAYAVIVWGRDGQPQSLHPYPPSAVVPQRLSDHRFAYTITEPYSGKVKTYLQEEVLHLRYATEDGFLGRSPVTICRETLGLGLAQQRHGASIMKEGMMAAGVIKSADWLDGTKGAKALEALERYKGARNAGKTPILEGGMEYQQLGMSNQDAEWLASRRFTIDDIARMFNVSPIFLQEYSNSTYSNFSEASRAFLTITMRPWLANFEQQIKSALLMASPKRGIRYQVEFDTADLLRANPRERFQSYETAIKSGVMCPNEAREREGLSPREGGDEFSQAWKQTVEIKQPPEGKA; translated from the coding sequence ATGTGGCCGTTTAAGCGAAGAGCGCCTGAAACCCGTAGTATGACGATGGAGGAGTTTCTTTCTCTGGCGGGCGTATCTAACACTAAATCGGGGGAGCATGTTTCACCGTCCACGGCAGAGGGATTACCCGCCGTGATGAATGCCGTTACTGTCATTAGTGAAGCCGTTGCCTCCATGCCCTGTTACCTCTATCGGGTTGCGCACCAAAACGGCACAGAGTCCCGCGAATGGCTGAGCGATCACCCGGTGGATTACTTGCTCAATGAGTGCCCGAATGACTGCCAGACCCCGTACCAGTTCAAGCGAACCCTGATGCGTCATTGCCTGTTAAATGGCAATGCGTATGCAGTGATTGTCTGGGGGCGGGATGGTCAGCCGCAATCTCTCCACCCTTATCCTCCTTCTGCGGTCGTGCCGCAACGGTTATCCGATCACCGGTTCGCCTACACCATTACCGAACCTTATAGCGGCAAGGTAAAAACCTATTTACAGGAAGAAGTCCTGCACCTGCGCTATGCCACCGAAGACGGCTTTCTTGGCCGCTCACCCGTCACTATTTGCCGCGAAACCTTGGGCTTGGGGCTGGCACAACAACGCCACGGCGCCAGCATTATGAAAGAGGGCATGATGGCGGCGGGGGTAATTAAATCCGCTGATTGGCTGGATGGCACCAAGGGCGCTAAGGCACTGGAAGCCCTCGAACGTTATAAGGGTGCCCGTAATGCAGGTAAGACGCCTATTCTTGAGGGCGGGATGGAGTACCAGCAATTGGGGATGAGTAACCAAGATGCGGAGTGGCTGGCCTCCCGCCGTTTCACCATTGACGATATCGCCCGGATGTTCAATGTCAGCCCGATCTTTTTGCAAGAGTATTCAAACAGCACTTACAGCAACTTTAGCGAGGCATCACGCGCTTTTCTGACTATCACCATGCGCCCGTGGCTTGCCAACTTTGAGCAACAAATCAAGTCAGCCTTGCTGATGGCTTCACCGAAACGGGGGATACGTTATCAGGTGGAGTTTGATACGGCCGACTTACTGCGTGCTAACCCACGGGAACGCTTCCAAAGTTATGAGACGGCGATTAAGTCGGGGGTGATGTGCCCGAATGAAGCCCGTGAACGGGAGGGCTTATCGCCGCGTGAAGGGGGTGATGAATTCAGCCAGGCATGGAAGCAAACCGTCGAAATCAAGCAACCACCGGAGGGCAAGGCATGA
- a CDS encoding phage head closure protein, whose product MRAGRLRHRITLQKNKSTQDKFGGVINNWEDVAEVWAEVQPISGRELVASGAVLSEATVRIWLRYRDDITTTNRIVYQGASTHGKTFAIIAVIPDPKHTRLELLCKGGVKHA is encoded by the coding sequence ATGAGGGCAGGCAGATTGAGACACCGGATCACCCTTCAGAAAAACAAAAGCACACAAGATAAATTTGGTGGAGTAATAAACAACTGGGAAGATGTTGCCGAAGTCTGGGCGGAAGTACAGCCCATTAGTGGGCGGGAACTGGTGGCTTCCGGTGCAGTGTTATCCGAAGCCACTGTGCGTATCTGGCTACGTTACCGCGATGATATCACCACAACAAACCGTATTGTCTATCAGGGAGCCAGCACTCATGGTAAGACCTTTGCCATTATTGCCGTTATCCCAGATCCGAAACATACCCGCTTAGAACTGCTTTGCAAGGGAGGCGTGAAACATGCCTGA
- a CDS encoding head-tail connector protein produces MPDIEISLSEIKQHCRVDENDTRDDALLMGYAEAALEVCQQHIGKRFDNGLTFTPAIKIGCLLYIGLLYENREMATDLELKEVPFTIKSLWSVYRDIGVY; encoded by the coding sequence ATGCCTGATATTGAAATCTCCTTAAGTGAAATCAAGCAACATTGCCGGGTGGATGAAAACGACACCCGCGACGATGCGTTATTGATGGGCTATGCAGAAGCCGCACTGGAAGTCTGCCAGCAGCATATCGGCAAGCGCTTTGATAATGGCTTAACTTTCACCCCCGCAATCAAAATAGGCTGCCTGCTTTATATTGGCTTGTTGTATGAAAATAGGGAGATGGCAACCGACCTTGAGCTTAAAGAAGTGCCGTTTACCATCAAATCCCTGTGGTCTGTCTACCGTGATATCGGAGTCTACTAA
- a CDS encoding HNH endonuclease: MPWQPLKRCTYPGCKQRVKSGRCDEHRREARRMQDSKRGSRRERGYTPAWDKYRLQFLKANPLCVHCLKLGIYTPATIVDHIIPVNGGSDVLFWPDFNHQPLCSSCHSRKTVTTDPTTKEKRKQGHYREQEERAARRNDWMYQS, encoded by the coding sequence ATGCCGTGGCAACCCTTAAAACGTTGTACCTATCCCGGCTGCAAACAGCGGGTAAAATCCGGCCGATGTGATGAGCACAGACGGGAAGCCCGGCGTATGCAGGACAGCAAACGAGGCTCAAGGCGTGAGCGCGGCTATACCCCTGCATGGGATAAATACCGCCTGCAATTCCTGAAAGCTAACCCGTTATGCGTCCACTGCCTTAAGTTGGGTATCTACACCCCGGCAACCATTGTTGACCACATCATCCCTGTTAATGGCGGCAGTGATGTGCTGTTCTGGCCTGACTTCAATCACCAGCCCTTATGCAGTAGCTGCCATAGTCGAAAGACGGTCACGACTGACCCCACGACGAAAGAGAAACGAAAACAGGGACACTACCGGGAACAGGAAGAACGAGCGGCAAGGCGTAATGACTGGATGTATCAATCATGA
- a CDS encoding phage terminase small subunit P27 family encodes MARAPKPPVYLNAIAAEQWKSKAKLLNERDDLSPADWNNLELYCVNYAIYRKAIEDIERRGFAVEGSRGAATSNPSLKAKADAEKIMIKMSSLLGFDPVSRRRNPVETEAEDELDRL; translated from the coding sequence ATGGCAAGAGCACCTAAACCCCCGGTTTACTTAAACGCCATCGCCGCCGAGCAATGGAAATCGAAAGCGAAACTGTTAAATGAGCGTGACGACCTCAGCCCGGCAGACTGGAACAACTTAGAGCTGTATTGCGTCAACTACGCGATCTACCGTAAAGCCATTGAAGACATTGAACGGCGCGGGTTTGCGGTGGAAGGTTCACGCGGTGCAGCGACCAGTAACCCATCATTAAAGGCCAAGGCAGATGCGGAAAAAATCATGATTAAAATGTCCTCCCTGCTTGGCTTTGACCCGGTATCACGGCGTAGAAACCCGGTGGAAACGGAGGCAGAGGACGAGTTAGATCGCTTATGA
- a CDS encoding terminase large subunit: MNVWEQYALDIQNGTIPACNRLKQAVKRYYNDRNNPLYVFDSEVVERFIGFSRLCPHVKGHLRGQPIVLEPWQQFAFANLFGFKVKATGRRKYRSAYIQVPRKNAKSTVAAILANWFLVMEQGQQDIYTAAVSRDQARIVFDDARQMSLLSKPLKKRVSIQQHKVTYTKSNSLLKPLAAKAATIEGTNPSLAIVDEYHLHPDNAVYSALELGMGARPEGLLFAITTAGSNVISACKQHYDYCCQILDGEEQNESLFALIYELDDEHEIDDESLWIKANPNLNVSVDSASLHDTIQKARGIPSQWTEMLTKRFNIWCQGETPWMGEGAWNACQTDYDENDLKGLECYAGLDLSSTGDITSVCYTFPVDNELLLLTRHYLPEAQLQNPANKNRAVYRQWAQAGWIRTTAGDCIDYDRIRDDILKDSQQFDIKLVGFDTWNATHLRTQLQGAGLDVEPFPQTYMSFSPVAKSAEVFVNRKVIRHNGDPVLAWAMSNVVMETDANANIKPNKKKSANKIDPAIAFLMSFSTWQIEHEEFVFSLSEEQQQRLKAFNGI; the protein is encoded by the coding sequence ATGAACGTATGGGAACAGTACGCCCTTGATATCCAAAATGGCACCATTCCGGCCTGCAACCGTCTGAAACAGGCGGTGAAACGCTATTATAACGACCGGAATAACCCGCTTTATGTGTTTGACAGCGAGGTTGTGGAGCGTTTTATTGGCTTCTCCCGTCTCTGTCCGCACGTCAAAGGCCACTTACGCGGTCAGCCCATTGTGCTTGAACCGTGGCAGCAATTCGCCTTTGCTAACCTGTTCGGCTTCAAGGTAAAGGCGACGGGGCGCAGGAAATACCGCAGTGCTTACATTCAGGTGCCGCGCAAAAATGCGAAATCCACCGTGGCCGCGATACTGGCGAACTGGTTCTTAGTGATGGAACAGGGGCAGCAGGATATTTACACCGCCGCCGTGAGTCGAGACCAAGCTCGTATTGTGTTTGATGATGCCCGCCAGATGAGCCTGTTATCTAAGCCCCTGAAAAAACGGGTATCCATCCAGCAACATAAAGTGACCTACACGAAGAGTAACAGCTTGTTAAAGCCACTGGCCGCCAAAGCCGCCACCATTGAGGGCACCAACCCCAGTCTGGCGATTGTCGATGAATACCACTTGCACCCTGATAATGCCGTTTACTCTGCCCTTGAATTGGGGATGGGTGCCCGTCCCGAAGGACTCCTGTTTGCCATTACCACCGCAGGCAGTAACGTGATATCCGCCTGTAAGCAGCATTATGATTATTGCTGCCAGATACTGGATGGCGAAGAGCAAAATGAATCCCTGTTTGCCCTGATTTACGAACTGGACGACGAGCACGAGATTGATGACGAATCCCTTTGGATTAAGGCCAATCCCAATCTCAATGTTTCAGTAGACAGTGCATCCTTGCATGACACCATCCAGAAAGCGCGCGGCATTCCCTCACAATGGACAGAGATGTTAACCAAACGTTTTAATATCTGGTGTCAGGGTGAAACGCCGTGGATGGGCGAAGGGGCTTGGAACGCCTGCCAGACAGATTACGATGAAAACGACCTTAAAGGACTGGAGTGCTACGCCGGATTAGATTTGTCTTCAACAGGGGATATTACCAGTGTTTGCTACACCTTCCCCGTGGACAATGAACTGTTATTACTGACCCGTCATTACCTGCCTGAAGCGCAGTTACAGAACCCGGCCAATAAGAACCGGGCGGTGTATCGTCAATGGGCACAAGCGGGCTGGATACGCACCACCGCAGGCGACTGCATTGATTATGACCGTATCCGGGATGACATTCTCAAAGACAGCCAACAGTTTGATATCAAGCTGGTCGGTTTCGACACATGGAACGCCACGCACCTAAGAACTCAGCTACAAGGGGCTGGTTTGGATGTCGAACCGTTCCCGCAAACCTATATGAGTTTTAGCCCGGTGGCTAAATCGGCTGAGGTGTTCGTTAACCGCAAGGTGATTCGTCACAACGGCGATCCGGTTCTCGCATGGGCGATGTCCAATGTGGTGATGGAAACCGACGCAAACGCCAATATCAAGCCGAACAAGAAAAAGTCCGCGAACAAGATAGATCCGGCTATTGCGTTTTTGATGAGTTTTAGCACGTGGCAAATTGAGCATGAAGAGTTTGTATTTAGCTTAAGTGAAGAGCAGCAGCAGCGTCTTAAGGCGTTTAATGGGATATAA
- a CDS encoding helix-turn-helix domain-containing protein, producing MNNVRNDWHQADIIAALRKRGTTLAAVSREAGLSSSTLANTLSRPWPKGEWIIANYLGIHPSEIWPSRYFDMNGQLIERKARNCCVI from the coding sequence ATGAATAACGTTAGAAATGACTGGCATCAAGCTGATATTATTGCTGCATTACGCAAGCGTGGTACAACCTTAGCGGCTGTTTCCCGTGAGGCGGGGCTTAGTTCATCTACACTGGCAAATACTCTCAGTAGGCCGTGGCCTAAAGGTGAGTGGATAATCGCGAACTATCTCGGCATACATCCCTCTGAAATTTGGCCTAGCCGATATTTCGATATGAATGGTCAGCTTATCGAACGTAAGGCTCGTAATTGCTGTGTAATTTAG
- a CDS encoding Cap15 family cyclic dinucleotide receptor domain-containing protein encodes MLSIVTVMQIVYLINLTSIIIIYILSTYLIYFFSNNEISLTLLSKGLSVTTILIILLGFFWRKIWKHIPILSKILFPDLNGKWDVTIHWQKKKYDKCENCKKCDLCSKPEKDISEGECEIKQSLYNINMIIRTKSSNSKTLSVTPIRSSSLENITLYYIYQNEIKNEIKEPLIYQGAAILEIKLDSNTLEGNYFTSRDTIGKFTLKRPSNK; translated from the coding sequence GTGTTATCGATTGTAACAGTAATGCAGATAGTTTATCTGATTAACTTAACATCAATAATAATAATTTATATTTTATCTACATATTTAATTTATTTTTTCTCCAATAATGAAATATCCTTAACTCTATTATCCAAAGGGTTATCAGTTACAACGATCCTCATTATTTTACTTGGTTTTTTTTGGCGAAAAATATGGAAGCATATACCAATTCTTTCAAAAATCCTGTTTCCAGATCTCAATGGAAAATGGGATGTAACTATCCATTGGCAAAAGAAAAAATATGATAAATGTGAAAATTGTAAAAAATGTGATCTTTGCTCAAAGCCAGAGAAAGATATCTCTGAAGGTGAATGCGAGATAAAACAGTCATTATACAATATAAATATGATAATAAGAACAAAATCATCAAACTCAAAAACATTATCAGTAACCCCGATAAGAAGTTCTTCACTAGAAAATATAACTTTATATTATATTTATCAAAATGAAATTAAAAATGAAATCAAAGAACCCCTTATTTATCAAGGTGCTGCAATTTTAGAAATCAAATTGGATAGTAATACTCTAGAAGGAAACTATTTCACATCAAGAGATACCATTGGTAAATTTACATTAAAAAGACCATCAAATAAATAA
- a CDS encoding helix-turn-helix domain-containing protein, with protein MKSKIILSEPERITLQQLALNHPHRDIRTRGTGLLMLARGSKPSQITAEIGCSLRVIYNWVHMWHNSGIAGLLGGHAGGRYLAMTPEMIATAVEAACAESLTLARIAQCVEAKHGPLPCTLETLANTLKKQGLTYKRTRLSLKKSATKRSLLTNPPC; from the coding sequence ATGAAATCGAAGATAATACTTTCTGAGCCTGAACGAATAACATTGCAACAACTCGCTTTGAATCATCCCCACCGGGATATCCGTACGCGAGGAACGGGTTTGCTCATGCTTGCCAGAGGGAGCAAGCCGTCCCAGATCACCGCTGAAATAGGATGCAGTCTCCGGGTTATCTATAATTGGGTTCACATGTGGCACAATTCAGGGATAGCGGGATTATTAGGCGGTCATGCTGGAGGCCGGTATCTCGCTATGACGCCTGAAATGATTGCCACTGCGGTCGAAGCTGCCTGTGCAGAGTCCCTAACTCTCGCACGGATAGCCCAGTGCGTTGAGGCAAAGCATGGGCCCCTGCCTTGTACGCTTGAAACGCTGGCAAATACCCTGAAAAAGCAGGGGCTCACCTATAAACGCACCCGTCTATCGCTTAAAAAAAGCGCAACGAAACGGAGTTTGCTAACAAATCCGCCTTGCTGA
- a CDS encoding IS630 family transposase, which yields MLNKIKAGAQLGHYRLVYFDEAGFAASPPVQYGWSPRGKPHETEPQEHDRRSVLGALNYTDNTLFYQTTSGSITRDDVIDFLEQLAQQGDNRLTFLVLDNARIHHGIEEKIRNSWLREHNLFLFYLPAYSPELNLIEIVWKQAKYHWRRFITWTQETMENELNTLLGGYGNQFAINFS from the coding sequence TTGCTGAATAAAATTAAGGCTGGAGCACAGTTAGGCCATTACCGTTTGGTCTATTTTGATGAGGCGGGTTTTGCCGCATCTCCTCCGGTGCAATATGGATGGAGTCCACGGGGTAAGCCCCATGAAACTGAGCCTCAAGAGCATGACAGGCGGTCAGTTCTGGGGGCGTTAAATTACACGGATAACACGCTGTTTTACCAGACAACGTCAGGCAGTATCACGCGAGATGACGTGATTGATTTTTTAGAGCAGCTCGCCCAACAAGGGGACAACCGCCTGACATTTTTAGTGTTGGATAATGCGCGTATCCATCACGGGATTGAAGAAAAAATCAGAAATAGCTGGTTACGAGAACACAACCTGTTTTTATTCTACCTTCCCGCCTACAGCCCAGAGCTGAATTTGATTGAAATCGTCTGGAAACAAGCCAAATACCATTGGCGACGTTTTATCACTTGGACTCAGGAGACAATGGAGAATGAATTAAATACGTTATTGGGCGGTTATGGTAACCAATTTGCAATTAATTTCTCTTGA
- the yiaA gene encoding inner membrane protein YiaA, which yields MSWIAVIGGISVYLAGLWRSDMQLNEKGYYFVILLLGLFSSISIQKTVRDKIDNIPTTQAYYIACIIAFSASIALMAIGLFNADLLPSEKGFYGIAFFLCLFGSIAVQKNIRDMEHIKSPIKKELNTKLISEDD from the coding sequence ATTTCTTGGATTGCGGTTATTGGTGGGATAAGTGTTTACCTCGCAGGGCTTTGGCGTTCAGATATGCAATTAAATGAGAAAGGATATTATTTTGTAATACTCCTTTTAGGGTTGTTTTCTTCAATTTCAATCCAAAAAACAGTAAGAGATAAAATTGATAATATACCTACAACACAAGCATATTATATTGCTTGTATTATCGCTTTTTCTGCCTCTATAGCATTAATGGCGATTGGTTTGTTTAATGCTGACTTATTGCCAAGTGAAAAAGGATTTTATGGGATTGCTTTTTTCTTGTGTTTATTCGGTTCCATTGCTGTACAAAAAAACATTAGGGATATGGAGCACATTAAATCACCAATAAAAAAAGAATTGAATACTAAATTAATCAGTGAAGATGATTGA
- a CDS encoding LexA family protein, giving the protein MKKKLTAEQLADAARLKEIFESRKKQLGISQETLAEEIGKTQSAISHYLNGINALNLEMAAYFAQKLAVQIADFSPALDKQARKLVSVLYGDNAAFAGHTRTHQKYPLLDWVNAGNWFEDTASKYQTSRTEKGYETSVECSQRAFWLEVKGDSMVSPNGLSIPQGMIILVDPEVKPAPNNLVVAKLDGEKELTFKQLVTEGYDTFLKPLNPQYNMISLSNHVHIVGVVVDAKIGRLP; this is encoded by the coding sequence ATGAAGAAGAAACTCACAGCAGAACAACTTGCAGATGCAGCACGCTTAAAAGAGATATTTGAGTCCAGGAAAAAACAACTTGGCATCTCTCAAGAAACGCTTGCAGAAGAAATCGGCAAAACACAAAGTGCAATTTCACACTATCTCAATGGGATAAATGCCCTTAATTTAGAGATGGCGGCTTATTTTGCCCAAAAATTGGCAGTCCAGATTGCGGATTTCAGTCCAGCGCTGGATAAACAAGCCAGGAAACTGGTCTCTGTTCTTTATGGTGATAATGCTGCTTTTGCTGGTCATACACGCACCCATCAGAAATACCCACTACTCGACTGGGTAAATGCAGGTAATTGGTTCGAAGATACCGCATCAAAATATCAAACAAGTCGTACTGAAAAGGGATATGAAACTTCTGTTGAATGCTCACAACGTGCTTTTTGGCTGGAAGTAAAAGGTGATTCAATGGTATCGCCGAATGGGCTAAGCATACCACAAGGCATGATCATTTTAGTTGATCCAGAAGTTAAACCAGCTCCCAACAATTTAGTCGTAGCGAAACTTGATGGAGAGAAAGAACTGACTTTCAAGCAACTGGTTACCGAAGGATATGATACTTTTTTAAAACCATTGAATCCTCAATACAATATGATTTCTCTAAGTAATCACGTGCATATTGTCGGAGTGGTTGTGGACGCGAAGATTGGAAGATTGCCTTAA
- a CDS encoding Cro/CI family transcriptional regulator, which produces MEKISLSEYVKLNGQVKAARLVGVHQTAISKALRSGRKIFLIRQEDGTYRAEECRPFPSQRQSLL; this is translated from the coding sequence ATGGAAAAAATCTCATTATCAGAATATGTAAAGTTGAATGGCCAAGTTAAAGCTGCGCGTTTGGTGGGGGTTCATCAAACAGCGATTAGTAAGGCATTGCGTTCGGGGCGTAAAATATTTTTGATTCGTCAGGAAGATGGAACCTACAGAGCTGAAGAGTGCCGCCCATTTCCCAGCCAAAGGCAAAGTTTATTGTGA
- a CDS encoding DUF2335 domain-containing protein — MNSNIGQYFRAIGSILDIMPANDYCDTLDNDSPNGYLLENKEISHCVDSFPSPEVLKNYESILPGYAERVFALKEKEQVFQHEKQNKALDGLINRDRRGQWMGFFITIFILIVATVFAFRGEMLFAGTLITLDLVGLVSVFVIGRKLNMK; from the coding sequence GTGAACTCTAACATTGGTCAATACTTCAGAGCGATAGGGAGCATTCTTGACATTATGCCGGCAAATGATTACTGCGATACTTTAGATAATGATTCACCAAATGGATATTTGCTTGAAAATAAAGAGATATCTCATTGTGTTGATTCATTTCCATCCCCTGAAGTATTGAAGAATTATGAATCGATTTTACCAGGTTATGCTGAAAGAGTATTCGCTCTTAAAGAAAAAGAGCAGGTTTTTCAACATGAAAAGCAGAATAAGGCGCTGGATGGATTAATAAATAGAGATAGAAGAGGGCAATGGATGGGCTTTTTCATTACGATATTTATCTTAATCGTTGCGACGGTTTTTGCTTTTAGGGGAGAAATGTTGTTTGCCGGCACGCTAATCACCCTTGATTTGGTGGGATTAGTTTCTGTATTTGTTATCGGGCGTAAATTGAATATGAAATAA
- a CDS encoding NADAR family protein has translation MDIKTLCDLYQSGKKLRYLFFWGHKTDHSNHITKSCLSQWYPAQFTVDDVKYSSAEHYMMAGKARLFNDHEVLKKIINAKNPGTAKAYGREIRGFNQSIWDEHRLKIVIAGNLAKFSQNKPLADFLLNTGDKILVEASPVDRIWGIGLSEDTLNIHNPLTWDGLNLLGFALMAVRDKLRP, from the coding sequence ATGGATATTAAAACGTTATGTGATTTGTACCAATCAGGAAAAAAACTAAGATATCTTTTTTTCTGGGGGCATAAAACCGATCATTCCAACCACATAACCAAATCTTGTTTAAGTCAGTGGTATCCAGCTCAATTTACTGTTGATGATGTAAAATATTCCAGTGCGGAACATTATATGATGGCAGGGAAAGCACGTTTGTTTAATGATCACGAAGTGCTGAAAAAAATTATCAATGCGAAAAATCCAGGGACAGCAAAAGCCTATGGGCGCGAAATTCGTGGGTTTAATCAGTCGATTTGGGATGAACATCGGTTGAAAATAGTGATTGCAGGAAATTTGGCAAAGTTTTCTCAAAACAAGCCATTGGCAGATTTTCTATTGAATACCGGGGATAAAATATTAGTTGAGGCTAGTCCTGTTGACCGTATTTGGGGGATCGGGTTATCAGAAGACACCCTTAATATCCATAATCCTCTGACGTGGGACGGTTTGAACTTATTAGGGTTTGCGCTGATGGCTGTGCGCGATAAGTTAAGGCCATAG
- a CDS encoding thioesterase II family protein — MSDSVLFSAIKRPDAGVQLLFLHHAGGSCFSYIELAHKLSEFIEVYCLELAGRGMRVSEPFQVDIETVLSDILVSIKRLRLGEDKPLLLFGHSLGAELAYQVTRRLENELPKRQLALIISARSFSDPEGFKHEPCEEYSDSYVLNILEQCEGTPADVLANPELRNYVIEIMKNDLILLDSLSRLPKVKLNVPAYVLGGDRDNRVPVSRLAEWWQVLPASVKHQIFTGGHFYLFNNNEMISWLEKQARELAGKFKLII; from the coding sequence TTGTCTGATTCAGTTTTATTTTCTGCGATTAAAAGGCCAGACGCTGGAGTGCAGCTATTATTTCTGCATCACGCTGGCGGCTCTTGTTTTTCCTACATCGAGTTAGCTCATAAGTTATCGGAATTTATTGAGGTTTATTGTCTGGAACTTGCAGGCAGAGGGATGCGTGTTTCCGAGCCTTTTCAGGTGGATATTGAAACTGTTTTATCTGATATTCTTGTTTCAATAAAGCGTTTAAGGTTAGGGGAAGATAAACCTTTATTACTGTTTGGACACAGTTTGGGGGCAGAACTGGCGTATCAGGTTACCCGTAGGCTTGAGAATGAATTACCCAAAAGACAGTTAGCACTTATTATCTCTGCCCGTAGTTTTAGTGATCCTGAAGGTTTCAAACATGAGCCATGTGAGGAATATTCTGACTCCTATGTTTTGAATATCCTTGAGCAATGTGAGGGGACACCGGCAGATGTTCTTGCTAACCCCGAATTGCGTAATTATGTGATCGAAATAATGAAAAATGATCTTATCTTGCTGGATTCTTTATCTCGATTACCGAAGGTGAAGTTGAATGTCCCTGCTTATGTACTCGGAGGTGATCGGGATAATAGAGTTCCTGTTTCTCGGTTGGCGGAATGGTGGCAAGTGTTACCTGCATCAGTAAAACACCAAATTTTCACAGGAGGGCATTTTTACTTGTTCAATAATAACGAGATGATTTCTTGGCTTGAAAAACAGGCCAGAGAGCTAGCGGGCAAATTTAAGCTTATAATCTAA